The DNA sequence gtccctcctccctgcctTGCCCCCTGTCCCTCTTCTTGCTCCTTGCCTTGCCCCCTGTCCCTCTTGCTCCCTGCCTTGCCCCCTGTCCCTCTTCTTGCCCTGCCTTGCCCCCTGTCCCTCTTGCTCCCTGCCTTGCCCCCTGTCCCTCTTGCTCTTGCCTGCCCCCTGTCCCTCTTCCTTGCCCCCTGCCTTGCTCCCTGCCTTGCCCCTGTCCCTCTTCTTGTGCCCCTTGCTCCTTGCCTTGCCCCCTGTCCCTCTTCCTGCTCCCTGCCTTGCCCCCTGTCCCCCCTGCCTTGCCCCCTCCCTGCCTTGCCCCCTGTCCCTCTTCTTGCTCCCTGCCTTGCCCCCTGTCCCTCTTCTGCTTGCTTGCCCCCCTGTCCCTCTTCTTGCTCCTTGCCTTGCCCCCTGTCCCTCTTCTTGCTCCTTGCCTTGCCCCCTGTCCCTCTTCTTGCTCTTGCCTTGCCCCCTGTCCCTCTTCTTGCTCCTTGCCTTGCCCCCTGTCCCCTTCTTCTTGCTCCTTGCCTTGCCCCCTGTCCCTCTTCCTGCTCCCTGCCTTGCTCCCTGCCTTGCCACCTGCCCTTACGTTCTGTGACGACAAACATGTTGATGATTCCGTGGCCCTGGATGCGGTCAGGGGGGTTACGGACGTAGCAGTTATAGACTCCCTCGTCCGACAGCTGGACATCAGAGAGGGTGATGGACAAGTCGTTCTTTTCCAGGTTACCCACAAACTGCACCCGGTCACTGAACCGGTCTGTCCGCATGGGCATCATCCCCTTCTTATAGGTCAtgaactggaggagagaggaggaagaagagagtgaTTAGCAGAAAGATAGACAGGAAACATGTCGTTGTTATTGAAAACAGTGGCAATTATTACTGagaacagatgtaggatcttcatttcttcactcttgttgttgttgagaattttcctgcactgcAGGAAATCCAGATGAGCTTCGAGATTGACATACATTCACTGAAAACCCGCAATAATAcacggttatattaacagtattgcacttttcatgtactGCAGTCTAATTTTGTCCAGCTCATAGCCTAACCACTGATGAAGCAACATTATGGGCCTAACGGTAAAAAACCTGTTGcggcaggattattttgctacgGCAATGCTgaacaaattaagatcctacaactgtagactatcctggctaaataaataaaagtcaAATGAAAGACGTCGAAATAGTTGGAGAAAGCATGGCTTTTAAAAAAGCAGatcggagacaggagagagagagaggagtgggagatgaCACCGGAAACGTAAGGAGGATGGAGAATGCAAAAGAAAAAAGATTAGTCTTACTGTATATCATGGCAGAGTGAAGAAAGAGCCAGGCGTATGGTGTCCATTTTAGCCTTACATCTTACCCCTCCTTGAGCCAGTCCTCACCTTCCTTGAGTCAATCTGAGACTTGAAGGTGTCCTGAAATGGAAACTGTGCATCTGCCGGACATTGACACAAGACAAGGGCAGACACACGGTCTGGTCTCTCACCATCTCCTCAGTCTCGTTGGTGTTCTCCTGGTAGGTCCAGTTCATGGCAAACTTGTTGACGTCCACCTTGTAGCAGGAGGTGAAGATGCACTGGATCTTCACCATGGTGCCGTTCAGGACGTTGATGCGGTTATGGACCAGCACATCCATACTGGACGCAGGGCAGgctgggggaaggagggagaaggaggggattGGTTAAGAAACACACAGATCGGCTACACATGGAAGTATGGGTGTTGATTGTTTGCTGTTCCGCAGGAAGGAGTGAGTTCATTCAGGAGAAAGAGCATTCCGATTACACACATATGTATGGTGATCGTCACATAAACAACCGGCTACGGTGCGTATTTCAAAGGGTTCATTTTTTGTCAGCGAAATCCTCTGTAAAGTGACCACCATTAGCAGACGGTGATAGCAGTATTAGAATAATGCTTTAGCAGTAGTGTTCTGGACGCTAGTTGTCCTCACAACCTGGGAGGCATTGCGCTGCACAGAACCAGAACCGTAGCAACATCTACGGTATGCACACAGTGACTCACTCCCTCTCCAGGTTACTCCTAACGCAGCTCCAGACACACCTTGCACTTCCTCCGCATTGCCCTGAACCATACCGTAAGGAGCATGTGAACGAACGCTTAGACAGCATTTTGAACAGCCGTTTGAAGCAATGGTTCAGCTGTATAGGCACAGAGGAATTCTACCCGGTTATTCTGCCCTGTAAATTGTTTCACTCATAGGTATGATGGAAATCATTGTTTGCGGATTGGCGTTTTGTTGCGGCGATGGCTTATGCATGAGCATTGGCTAAAGCTGCCAAAAACGAGTCTGGCTGAATCTCCTGAATACATAACTCATTGAGGCATTGAGGCAGAACTGTGCTGTATACCTGTGTGTGCCTATAGTGCTGTGTCTGTGTACTGCTTATGATGACAATGCACAGTATTAGTGTGAACATTAGCAcgtctgtttgtttctgtgtgtgtttgtgtgtgttgtgtgtgtgctgggcAGGCACCAGAACGAATAGGTTGGAAGGACCTTTGATATCCATAGGTGGGCACATTTTTTCACGGGTCCTCCTATGTGTGCACCCGCTTGCTTgcgttggaaagatttttcaaataaacTGAAAAAAACTGGCTTTGTTTACAATGTGTGAGGTAAAGAAAATATTACTGAGAACCTCAGCTCAGCATTTCAAATCATTGTCACAGGGTTAGTCATAAAAATCTGAAGTCAAAttataaaaatataaaagtaGAAATTAAACTAAGGCCATATGGACACGTTGATACACTGTGGTCCATTGGCGGCTAAAGAAATTAGCATTCATCTCTCTACTCTGCCTCCCTTTGACTTGAGCTATTGATAGTGCAAAAATGTATCAAATCATCAACTGGGTCCGGCAATAAGCTGTCGCTTGCGAACTTGTAGCATTGTATCAACTAGCCCCTTCCAGACTCTCAGAGTTTCCCACGCCAGTGAGCTTGGGACAGACAGCGATTTTTATAACGTTTCCAATGGGATCATCCGCTCATGATACTTTGCATTTCCGATCAAGGCTTGGTGATCGAGGACAGGAGTGTTGGAAAGAGTTTTCAAATACTGAGGAACTATCATTCACAATGGgaaaaaaacagactttgtttacaTCGTGTGATGTGAAGAAAAGATTACTGAGAAGATGGGCTTATTAGTGGTGGACGTGGAAAattactgtaattaatacatgcattaacagaaattactgtaattaatacatgcattaacagaaattactgtaaccgtgctccctctgctgttttctgaagtccatgatcagctctttcgttttgttgacgttgagggagattTCCCTGGCACCACTCCGTCAGTGCCCGCacgtcctccctgtaggctgtttcaTCATTGTTGGTCATCAGGCCTactaaattaaatcaaataaaagttgatttgtcacgtgcaccgaatacaccaggtgtaggtagaccttacagtgaaatgcttacttacaggctctaaccaacagtgcaaaaaaagtattaggtgaacaataggtaagtaaagaaataaaaacaacagtaaaaagacagtgaaaaataacagtaacgaggctatatacagtggcgaggctataacagtagcgaggctacatacagacactggttagtcgggctgattgaggtagtatgtacatgtagatatggttatagtgactatgcatatatgataaacagagagtagcagctgcataaaagaggggttgggggggtacacaatgcaaatagtccgggtagccatttgattacctgttcaggaattGTAatgcttgggggtaaaaactgttgagaagcctttttgtcctagacatGGCATTCCGGTACCACTTTCCATGCGGAagtagagagaatagtctatgactggggtggctggggtctgtgacaattgttagggccttcctcttacaccgcctggtgtagaggccCTGGATGGCATCTTAGCCCCAgcaatgtactgggccgtacgcacatccctctgtagtgccttgcggtcggaggccaagcaattgtcgtaccaggcagtaatgcaacctgtcaggatgctctcgatgttgcagctgtagaacctgttgaggatctgaggatccatggcaaatctttttagttgcctgaggtggaataggctttgtcgtgccctcttcagaactgtcttggtgtgtttggaccattctagtttgttggtgatatggacaccaatgaacttgaagctctcaacctgctccacgacagtcccgtcgatgagaatgggggcgtgctcggtcctccttttcctgtagttcacaatcatctccttagttttggttacgttgagggataggttgttattctggcaccacctggccaggtctctgacctcctccctataggctttctcgtcgttgtcggtgatcaggcctacctaacactgttgtgttgtctgcaaacttaatgatggtgttggagtcgtgcctgggcatcagggagtacaggagcagactgagcacgcacccctggggggctccagtgttgaggagcACTGTGCAGATGTGTTGccgcaccttgaaagcagcagatctaccttttagct is a window from the Oncorhynchus tshawytscha isolate Ot180627B linkage group LG14, Otsh_v2.0, whole genome shotgun sequence genome containing:
- the LOC112266754 gene encoding sodium channel subunit beta-2-like codes for the protein MHFTLQKRNKTWMPAINLSIVGLMVYIMACPASSMDVLVHNRINVLNGTMVKIQCIFTSCYKVDVNKFAMNWTYQENTNETEEMFMTYKKGMMPMRTDRFSDRVQFVGNLEKNDLSITLSDVQLSDEGVYNCYVRNPPDRIQGHGIINMFVVTELPPPRDSTIAVAIGASVGGALALLILSMVVVKCIRRHKKQELISDEQKMEEEGKLDAEGGTEEGTKKAFLPEDV